The proteins below come from a single Longimicrobium sp. genomic window:
- a CDS encoding TonB family protein: MFQILVREKKRRAISPLFLAVSAAAHVAIFGGVMYAASGEPERTKVVLDGIIDIPDVPEKAIEKPTVDPPPPAPDTPDEPAADAPVVGETVVLQPPTDVPTVISPPRADETPITPHMVTGIGKPGDVIGTPDPGDVRPPTGNTDPGTPVKPADWVPGEGDVDELPSLERNGLARLMERHYPPQLRDARVSGRALVEVIVDEDGRVRPGSAKVIETSHPGFETATLRAAERFRFRPAKIAGMVVPVKVAIPVVWTTSD; encoded by the coding sequence ATGTTCCAGATCCTGGTTCGGGAAAAGAAGCGCCGGGCGATCAGCCCCCTGTTCCTGGCCGTCTCGGCCGCCGCCCACGTCGCCATCTTCGGCGGGGTGATGTACGCAGCCTCGGGCGAGCCGGAGCGGACCAAGGTCGTGCTCGACGGCATCATCGACATTCCGGACGTTCCGGAGAAGGCGATCGAAAAGCCCACCGTAGATCCGCCCCCGCCCGCCCCGGACACGCCGGATGAGCCCGCGGCCGATGCGCCGGTGGTGGGCGAGACGGTGGTGCTGCAGCCGCCCACGGACGTTCCGACGGTCATCAGCCCTCCGCGAGCGGACGAAACGCCGATCACGCCCCATATGGTGACGGGCATCGGCAAACCCGGCGACGTGATCGGCACGCCGGATCCGGGAGACGTCCGCCCACCCACGGGCAACACCGACCCGGGCACGCCGGTAAAGCCGGCGGACTGGGTTCCGGGTGAGGGCGACGTGGACGAGCTGCCCTCGCTGGAACGCAACGGGCTGGCCCGCCTGATGGAACGCCACTATCCGCCGCAGCTGCGGGATGCGCGGGTCAGCGGCCGCGCGCTGGTCGAGGTCATCGTGGACGAGGACGGGCGTGTGCGGCCGGGGTCGGCCAAGGTGATCGAGACGTCGCACCCGGGCTTCGAGACCGCTACGCTGCGTGCCGCCGAGCGGTTCCGCTTCCGCCCCGCCAAAATCGCCGGAATGGTGGTGCCGGTGAAGGTGGCCATCCCCGTCGTCTGGACCACCAGCGACTGA
- a CDS encoding DMT family transporter, translating into MAPATSHRLQLLGAALLFSTGGAAIKATTLTSWQVAGFRSLIAGIAIALLVPAARRGWTWHVLPVGILYASTLVLFVTANKLTTSANAIFLQSTAPLYMLLFGPLLLKEHVRRRDLAFMAPVALGMLLFFVGTDTPAHTAPDPARGNVLALLSGLTWALTLIGLRWMGNRAGGEGSALPTVVAGNFIAFAACLPAALPVTGAGTGDWLAVGYLGVFQIGAAYLLLTAGIRHVPALEASVLLLLEPALNPIWAWLSHGERPGAWPIMGGVLILGATLLRTLVDARAERRDQPPAV; encoded by the coding sequence TTGGCTCCCGCAACCTCGCACCGCCTGCAGCTGCTGGGTGCCGCCCTCCTGTTCTCGACGGGCGGGGCCGCGATCAAGGCCACCACCCTCACTTCGTGGCAGGTGGCGGGCTTTCGCTCGCTGATCGCGGGCATCGCCATCGCCCTGCTGGTGCCCGCCGCCCGGCGCGGGTGGACGTGGCACGTGCTGCCGGTGGGCATCCTGTACGCGTCGACGCTGGTGCTGTTCGTGACGGCCAACAAGCTGACCACGTCGGCGAACGCCATCTTCCTGCAGTCCACCGCACCGCTGTACATGCTGCTCTTTGGGCCGCTGCTCTTGAAGGAGCACGTGCGCCGGCGCGACCTGGCGTTCATGGCCCCCGTGGCGCTTGGGATGCTGCTGTTCTTCGTGGGCACCGACACGCCCGCCCACACGGCGCCGGACCCCGCCCGCGGCAACGTGCTGGCCCTGCTGAGCGGACTGACGTGGGCGCTGACGCTGATCGGGCTGCGGTGGATGGGGAACCGCGCGGGCGGCGAGGGCTCGGCACTGCCCACCGTCGTGGCGGGAAACTTCATCGCCTTCGCCGCGTGCCTGCCGGCGGCGCTGCCGGTGACCGGCGCGGGAACGGGCGACTGGCTGGCGGTGGGATACCTGGGTGTGTTCCAGATCGGCGCGGCGTACCTGCTGCTGACTGCTGGAATCCGCCACGTCCCGGCGCTGGAAGCGTCGGTGCTGCTGCTGCTGGAGCCGGCCCTCAACCCCATCTGGGCCTGGCTGTCGCACGGCGAGCGGCCGGGCGCGTGGCCCATCATGGGTGGCGTGCTGATCCTGGGGGCCACGCTGCTGAGGACGCTGGTGGATGCGCGGGCGGAGCGACGGGATCAGCCGCCGGCGGTGTGA
- a CDS encoding pyridoxamine 5'-phosphate oxidase family protein, whose protein sequence is MAEYSSGPHDATPAPTEKKLDQLFGLIDGISVAMFTTRRPDGNLVSRPMQVQGRQEGADLWFVTDGETHKMDELEADPHVNLSFYRDRTREWVSVSGRARVVTDRAKIHDLYKPDWKAWFPDDGPGRDGGPDDPRLALIAVDADTVVYMVSNTPRPVVLFEVVKGILTGQQPNVGETHVVSGHEMHGGSGS, encoded by the coding sequence ATGGCGGAATACAGCAGCGGGCCGCACGATGCCACGCCCGCGCCGACGGAAAAGAAGCTCGACCAGCTGTTCGGACTGATCGACGGGATCTCGGTCGCCATGTTCACCACGCGCCGCCCGGATGGAAATCTCGTGTCCCGCCCCATGCAGGTGCAGGGTCGGCAGGAGGGCGCGGACCTGTGGTTCGTGACCGACGGCGAGACGCACAAGATGGACGAGCTGGAAGCCGACCCGCACGTGAACCTGTCGTTCTACCGCGACCGCACGCGCGAGTGGGTGTCGGTGAGCGGGCGCGCGCGGGTGGTGACGGACCGGGCCAAGATCCACGACCTGTACAAGCCCGACTGGAAGGCGTGGTTCCCGGACGATGGCCCGGGCCGCGACGGCGGGCCCGACGACCCGCGCCTGGCGCTGATCGCCGTGGACGCCGACACCGTGGTCTACATGGTGAGCAACACGCCGCGCCCGGTGGTGCTGTTCGAGGTGGTAAAGGGCATCCTCACCGGCCAGCAGCCGAACGTCGGCGAAACACACGTCGTCAGCGGGCACGAGATGCACGGCGGCTCCGGCAGCTGA